The following proteins come from a genomic window of Streptomyces sp. NBC_00539:
- a CDS encoding polynucleotide kinase-phosphatase produces MTTTGSTTETGSTTETGTTTGTEPTTETGAARTRVLPVTDLSLVVLIGATGSGKSTFARRHFKATEVISSDYCRGLVADDENDQSVSKDAFDVLHYIAAKRLAAGRLTVVDATSVQPEARRQLVKLARDHDVLPIAIVLDMPEAVCAERNAARPDRAGLPRRVIQRHRSELRRSLRGLEREGFRKVHVLRTVEEAETAEVVREKRYNDLTHLTGPFDIIGDVHGCSSELETLLAKLGYTDGLHPEGRTAVFVGDLVDRGPDSPGVLRRVMGMVASGNALCVPGNHENKLGRYLKGSKVRLTHGLAETVEQLGREPQEFVREVRTFIAGLVSHYVLDGGRLVVCHAGLPEKYHGRTSGRVRSHALYGETTGETDEFGLPVRYPWAEDYRGKAAVVYGHTPVPDTSWINNTICLDTGAVFGGKMTALRWPERELVDVPAEKVWYEPVKPLAAEAPGGHEGRPLDLADVHGRRVVETRHLGNVTVREENAAAALEVMSRFAVDPRLLPYLPPTMAPAPASAAADGYLEHPAEAFAQYRADGIGRVVCEEKHMGSRATVLVCRDAAAARERFGVPQGPTGSVHTRTGRPFFTDPEVTEEVLGRIRAAVTDAGLWEELATDWLLIDGELLPWSLKSTGLLRNQYAAVGAASGAVFPDALAALAAAGARGVDTGALLERQHARAADAAAFTEAYRRYCWTTDGLDGVRFAPFQLLAAAGRSLAAVPHDEQLAWLDRLVAADEAAGTGLLRRTGRFYVDTADEDSVRAGAEWWLELTGAGGEGMVVKPLQAYARDAKGRLVQPGLKVRGREYLRIIYGPEYTRADHLERLRGRFLGHKRSLALREYALGLEALDRLADGEPLWRVHEAVFAVLALESEPVDPRL; encoded by the coding sequence ATGACCACCACCGGGAGCACCACCGAAACCGGGAGCACCACCGAGACCGGGACCACCACCGGGACCGAGCCCACCACTGAGACCGGGGCCGCCCGTACCCGCGTCCTCCCCGTCACCGACCTGTCCCTCGTGGTTCTGATCGGAGCAACGGGGTCGGGCAAGTCCACCTTCGCCCGCAGGCACTTCAAGGCGACCGAGGTGATCTCCTCCGACTACTGCCGGGGCCTGGTCGCCGACGACGAGAACGACCAGAGCGTCAGCAAGGACGCCTTCGACGTCCTCCACTACATCGCCGCCAAGCGGCTCGCCGCCGGCCGCCTCACCGTGGTCGACGCGACCAGCGTGCAGCCGGAGGCCCGGCGTCAGCTCGTGAAGCTGGCCCGCGACCACGACGTGCTGCCCATCGCGATCGTCCTCGACATGCCCGAAGCCGTCTGCGCCGAACGCAACGCCGCCCGCCCCGACCGGGCCGGTCTGCCCCGCCGGGTCATCCAGCGCCACCGCTCCGAGCTGCGCCGCTCGCTGCGCGGCCTGGAGCGCGAGGGTTTCCGCAAGGTGCACGTCCTGCGCACCGTCGAGGAGGCCGAGACCGCCGAGGTGGTCCGGGAGAAGCGGTACAACGACCTCACCCACCTCACCGGCCCTTTCGACATCATCGGCGACGTCCACGGCTGCTCCTCCGAGCTGGAGACCCTCCTCGCCAAGCTCGGCTACACGGACGGGCTCCACCCGGAGGGCCGCACCGCCGTCTTCGTCGGCGACCTCGTCGACCGCGGACCGGACAGCCCCGGCGTACTGCGCCGCGTCATGGGCATGGTCGCCTCCGGCAACGCCCTGTGCGTGCCCGGGAACCACGAGAACAAGCTCGGCCGTTACCTCAAGGGATCCAAGGTGCGGCTGACCCACGGCCTCGCCGAGACCGTCGAACAGCTCGGCCGCGAGCCGCAGGAGTTCGTCCGGGAAGTCCGGACGTTCATCGCCGGCCTGGTCAGCCACTACGTGCTCGACGGCGGCAGGCTGGTGGTCTGTCACGCCGGGCTGCCCGAGAAGTACCACGGCCGCACCTCCGGCCGGGTCCGCTCGCACGCGCTGTACGGGGAGACCACCGGCGAGACGGACGAGTTCGGCCTGCCCGTGCGCTACCCGTGGGCCGAGGACTACCGCGGCAAGGCGGCGGTGGTCTACGGCCACACCCCGGTCCCGGACACCTCCTGGATCAACAACACCATCTGCCTGGACACGGGAGCCGTCTTCGGCGGCAAGATGACCGCCCTGCGCTGGCCGGAGCGCGAACTGGTCGACGTACCGGCGGAGAAGGTCTGGTACGAGCCGGTCAAGCCGCTGGCCGCCGAGGCCCCCGGAGGACACGAGGGACGGCCCCTCGACCTGGCCGACGTCCACGGGCGCCGCGTCGTGGAGACCCGGCACCTGGGCAACGTCACCGTGCGCGAGGAGAACGCGGCCGCGGCCCTCGAAGTGATGAGCCGCTTCGCGGTGGACCCCCGGCTGCTCCCGTACCTGCCGCCGACCATGGCGCCGGCGCCCGCCTCGGCCGCCGCCGACGGCTACCTGGAGCACCCGGCGGAGGCGTTCGCCCAGTACCGCGCCGACGGGATCGGGCGGGTCGTGTGCGAGGAGAAGCACATGGGCTCCCGGGCCACCGTCCTCGTCTGCCGTGACGCGGCGGCCGCCCGCGAGCGCTTCGGGGTGCCGCAAGGACCCACGGGCTCGGTCCACACCCGCACCGGCCGGCCGTTCTTCACCGACCCCGAGGTCACCGAGGAGGTCCTCGGCCGGATCCGGGCGGCGGTCACCGACGCCGGACTCTGGGAGGAACTGGCCACCGACTGGCTGCTGATCGACGGGGAACTCCTGCCCTGGTCGCTCAAGTCCACCGGCCTGCTCCGCAACCAGTACGCCGCCGTCGGCGCCGCCTCCGGGGCCGTCTTCCCCGATGCCCTCGCCGCTCTCGCGGCGGCCGGCGCCCGGGGCGTGGACACCGGCGCCCTGCTGGAGCGCCAGCACGCCCGGGCCGCCGACGCGGCCGCCTTCACCGAGGCCTACCGGCGCTACTGCTGGACCACCGACGGGCTGGACGGCGTACGGTTCGCGCCGTTCCAGCTGCTCGCGGCGGCCGGGCGGTCGCTGGCCGCGGTGCCGCACGACGAGCAGCTGGCCTGGCTGGACCGGCTCGTGGCGGCCGACGAGGCGGCCGGCACCGGCCTGCTGCGCCGGACCGGCCGGTTCTACGTGGACACCGCCGACGAGGACTCCGTACGCGCGGGCGCCGAGTGGTGGCTGGAGCTCACCGGGGCCGGCGGCGAGGGCATGGTGGTCAAGCCGCTCCAGGCCTACGCCCGGGACGCCAAGGGCCGGCTGGTGCAGCCGGGGCTCAAGGTGCGCGGCCGCGAGTACCTGCGGATCATCTACGGCCCCGAGTACACGCGCGCCGACCACCTGGAGCGGCTGCGCGGGCGCTTCCTCGGGCACAAGCGCTCGCTCGCGCTGCGCGAGTACGCGCTGGGGCTGGAGGCGCTGGACCGGCTGGCGGACGGCGAGCCGCTGTGGCGGGTGCACGAGGCGGTGTTCGCCGTGCTCGCCCTGGAGTCGGAGCCGGTCGACCCGCGCCTGTGA
- a CDS encoding 3' terminal RNA ribose 2'-O-methyltransferase Hen1: MFLTITTTGTAEEPATDLGFLLHKHPARAQAFSTSHGTAHVFYPEASAERCTAALLLEVDPLALVRQGRGKGRGGAPDAALAQYVNDRPYAASSLFAVALSAVFRSALAGHCTARPELAGRARPLRIEIPALPARGGAELVHRLFGPLGWEKVTVTPVPLDERFPEWGDSRYVRLVLEGEVRLADALRGLYVLLPVLDDAKHYWIAPDEVDKLLRAGDGWLAEHPEHALITARYLARHKRLTQDALGRLELLRLTEAEGAGPDDTEPDDTQSDDAVPEDTEPHDAVPEGAVDGEEAPQRPVPLAARRRAAILGALRAAGAARVLDLGCGEGHLVRDLLDDVAFTEIIGVDVSVRALGIAARRLRLDRLGERQSSRVALIQGSLAYTDKRLTGYDAAVLSEVIEHVDLPRLPALEYAVFGAARPRTVVVTTPNVEYNVRWESLPAGRVRHRDHRFEWTRAEFRGWAEQVAARFGYAVAHAPVGDDDPEVGPPTQMAVFTRAQDHTETPKEGEAA; encoded by the coding sequence ATGTTCCTGACGATCACCACCACCGGCACGGCCGAAGAACCGGCTACCGACCTGGGCTTCCTGCTGCACAAGCACCCCGCGAGGGCGCAGGCGTTCAGCACTTCCCACGGCACCGCCCACGTCTTCTACCCCGAGGCTTCGGCCGAACGGTGCACGGCCGCGCTGCTGCTGGAGGTGGACCCGCTCGCGCTCGTGCGGCAAGGCCGGGGCAAGGGCCGGGGAGGGGCGCCGGACGCCGCGCTCGCGCAGTACGTCAACGACCGCCCCTACGCGGCGTCCTCCCTCTTCGCCGTCGCGCTCAGCGCAGTGTTCCGCAGCGCGCTGGCAGGACACTGCACCGCCCGGCCCGAACTCGCCGGGCGGGCACGGCCGCTGCGCATCGAGATACCGGCGCTCCCCGCCCGGGGCGGCGCCGAGCTCGTGCACCGGCTCTTCGGACCGCTCGGCTGGGAGAAGGTCACCGTCACCCCGGTACCGCTCGACGAGCGGTTCCCGGAGTGGGGCGACAGCCGGTACGTGCGGCTCGTGCTGGAGGGTGAGGTCCGCCTCGCCGACGCCCTGCGCGGGCTGTACGTGCTGCTCCCCGTCCTCGACGACGCCAAGCACTACTGGATCGCCCCGGACGAGGTCGACAAGCTGCTCCGCGCGGGGGACGGATGGCTGGCCGAACACCCCGAGCACGCCCTGATCACCGCCCGTTACCTGGCCCGGCACAAGCGGCTCACCCAGGACGCGCTGGGGCGCCTGGAACTCCTGCGCCTCACGGAAGCGGAGGGCGCCGGTCCCGATGACACGGAGCCCGATGACACCCAGTCCGATGACGCCGTACCCGAGGACACCGAGCCCCATGACGCCGTCCCCGAGGGAGCCGTGGACGGCGAAGAGGCCCCGCAGCGGCCCGTTCCGCTCGCCGCGCGGCGCCGTGCGGCGATCCTTGGCGCGCTGCGCGCCGCGGGGGCGGCGCGGGTACTCGATCTGGGCTGCGGGGAGGGACACCTCGTACGGGACCTGCTCGACGACGTGGCCTTCACCGAGATCATCGGCGTCGACGTCTCCGTGCGCGCCCTCGGCATCGCCGCGCGGCGCCTGCGGCTGGATCGCCTGGGGGAGCGTCAGAGTTCCCGTGTCGCGCTGATCCAGGGCTCGCTCGCGTACACCGACAAGCGGCTGACCGGCTACGACGCGGCGGTGCTCAGCGAGGTCATCGAGCACGTGGACCTGCCGCGGCTGCCCGCCCTGGAGTACGCGGTGTTCGGCGCGGCCCGCCCGCGCACCGTCGTCGTGACCACGCCGAACGTCGAGTACAACGTCCGCTGGGAGTCGCTGCCCGCCGGCCGGGTCCGCCACCGCGACCACCGCTTCGAGTGGACCCGCGCCGAGTTCCGCGGCTGGGCGGAGCAGGTCGCCGCCCGGTTCGGCTACGCCGTCGCCCACGCACCCGTCGGCGACGACGACCCCGAGGTGGGGCCGCCGACCCAGATGGCCGTCTTCACCCGCGCCCAGGACCACACCGAGACCCCGAAGGAGGGTGAGGCGGCATGA
- a CDS encoding (R)-mandelonitrile lyase, whose protein sequence is MEFVTQQPTSKAPAEWFTGDVWWDVIVAGQEPSRMRVNLVRFSPGARTNWHSHAVGQTLHVVSGTALVGTRDGTVLEARPGETVSCPPGEEHWHGAAPDRFMEHLAMWESTGDGTPETTWAEPVTDRQYGNPRTRNP, encoded by the coding sequence ATGGAATTCGTCACGCAGCAGCCCACCAGCAAGGCGCCGGCCGAATGGTTCACCGGCGACGTCTGGTGGGACGTCATCGTCGCCGGACAGGAACCCTCCCGCATGCGGGTCAACCTGGTGCGCTTCTCACCCGGTGCCCGCACCAACTGGCACTCCCACGCCGTCGGCCAGACCCTGCACGTGGTATCCGGCACCGCCCTCGTCGGCACCCGCGACGGCACCGTCCTCGAAGCCCGTCCCGGCGAGACCGTCAGCTGCCCGCCAGGCGAGGAGCACTGGCACGGTGCCGCCCCCGACCGGTTCATGGAACACCTCGCCATGTGGGAAAGCACCGGCGACGGCACGCCCGAGACCACCTGGGCCGAGCCCGTCACCGACCGGCAGTACGGCAACCCCCGCACCCGGAACCCCTGA
- the mmuM gene encoding homocysteine S-methyltransferase — protein MPRASGPLAAALAERVVLLDGGLSNQLTARGCDLSGGLWTGRVLAERPDQVEAAHTAYARAGAEVLITASYQVGYRAPEAGVLLRRSVEAAGRAARAADHEVWVAASVGPYGAVLADGSEYRGRYGLGVAELAAFHRPRIEALLEAGPDVLALETVPDTTEAEALLGVLAGTGAPAWLSYTVAGGRTRAGQPLAEAFALAADTPKVIALGVNCCDPQDVGPALEAAASVTRKPLLAYPNDGSVWDAATGRWHSPPTPPPWDLPAWRATGARLLGGCCRIDPAAIEALAARLRAG, from the coding sequence GTGCCCCGTGCGTCAGGCCCGCTCGCCGCGGCACTCGCCGAGCGGGTGGTGCTCTTGGACGGCGGACTGAGCAACCAGCTCACCGCCCGGGGCTGCGACCTGTCCGGCGGCCTCTGGACGGGCCGGGTGCTCGCGGAGCGGCCGGACCAGGTGGAGGCCGCCCACACCGCGTACGCGCGGGCCGGCGCCGAGGTGCTCATCACCGCGAGCTACCAGGTCGGGTACCGGGCGCCGGAGGCCGGCGTACTGCTGCGCCGCAGCGTCGAGGCGGCCGGCCGCGCGGCCCGGGCCGCGGACCACGAGGTCTGGGTGGCCGCCTCGGTGGGCCCGTACGGGGCGGTGCTCGCGGACGGCTCCGAGTACCGCGGCCGGTACGGCCTCGGCGTGGCGGAGCTGGCCGCCTTCCACCGGCCCCGCATCGAGGCGCTGCTGGAGGCGGGGCCCGACGTGCTGGCCCTGGAGACCGTCCCGGACACCACCGAGGCCGAGGCCCTGCTCGGCGTGCTCGCGGGGACGGGCGCACCCGCCTGGCTCAGCTACACCGTGGCCGGCGGCCGCACCCGGGCCGGCCAGCCCCTCGCCGAAGCCTTCGCCCTGGCGGCCGACACCCCGAAGGTCATCGCGCTCGGCGTCAACTGCTGCGACCCCCAGGACGTGGGCCCCGCCCTCGAAGCGGCCGCCTCCGTCACCCGCAAGCCGCTGCTGGCCTACCCGAACGACGGCTCGGTCTGGGACGCGGCCACCGGCCGGTGGCACTCCCCGCCCACCCCGCCCCCCTGGGACCTCCCCGCCTGGCGAGCCACCGGCGCCCGCCTCCTCGGCGGCTGCTGCCGCATCGACCCCGCTGCCATCGAGGCCCTGGCCGCGCGCCTGCGCGCGGGGTAG
- a CDS encoding LLM class F420-dependent oxidoreductase: MDLRIFTEPQQGAGYETLLRVARATEELGFDAFFRSDHYVSMGSTDGLPGPTDAWITLAGLARETKRIRLGTLMTAGTFRLPGVLAIQVAQVDQMSGGRIELGLGAGWFEQEHKAYGIPFPADRMARLEEQLAIVTGLWATKPGATFDYQGVHYQLENSPALPKPAQTKVPLLIGGHGAKRTPRLAARYADEFNMPFASIADSERQFGRVREAAREAGRGPGDLVYSNALVVCVGKDDAEVARRAAVIGRDVDELKANGLAGSPAEVVEKIGAYGAIGCSRVYLQLLDLHDLDHLELISAQVLSQIG, translated from the coding sequence ATGGATCTTCGCATTTTCACCGAGCCGCAGCAGGGCGCCGGCTACGAAACCCTCCTCAGGGTCGCCCGGGCCACGGAGGAGCTCGGTTTCGACGCATTCTTCCGGTCGGACCACTACGTGAGCATGGGGTCCACCGACGGCCTGCCCGGCCCCACCGACGCGTGGATCACCCTCGCCGGCCTGGCCCGCGAGACCAAGCGGATCCGGCTGGGCACGCTGATGACAGCCGGCACGTTCCGGCTGCCCGGAGTGCTCGCCATCCAGGTGGCCCAGGTCGACCAGATGTCCGGCGGCCGCATCGAACTCGGCCTCGGAGCCGGGTGGTTCGAGCAGGAGCACAAGGCGTACGGGATCCCCTTCCCGGCGGACCGGATGGCCAGGCTGGAGGAGCAGCTCGCCATCGTCACCGGTCTGTGGGCCACCAAGCCCGGCGCCACCTTCGACTACCAGGGCGTCCACTACCAGTTGGAGAACTCCCCGGCGCTGCCCAAGCCCGCCCAGACCAAGGTGCCCCTCCTCATCGGCGGCCACGGAGCGAAGCGCACCCCGCGCCTCGCCGCCCGGTACGCGGACGAGTTCAACATGCCGTTCGCGTCGATCGCGGACAGCGAGCGGCAGTTCGGCCGGGTCCGGGAGGCCGCCCGGGAAGCCGGCCGCGGGCCCGGGGACCTCGTCTACTCCAACGCCCTGGTGGTGTGCGTCGGCAAGGACGACGCCGAGGTGGCCCGCCGGGCCGCCGTCATCGGCCGGGACGTGGACGAACTCAAGGCCAACGGCCTGGCCGGCTCCCCGGCCGAGGTGGTCGAGAAGATCGGCGCGTACGGCGCCATCGGCTGCTCCCGCGTCTACCTCCAGCTTCTCGACCTCCACGACCTCGACCACCTGGAGCTGATCTCCGCCCAGGTGCTCTCCCAGATCGGCTGA
- a CDS encoding DUF6099 family protein, with protein MDAVRLIAAGRHALAQSGAAWDIVGEAWQAQALTQGIGSWLAVTGPPELRAEARGLGEAGGRGCGLLDRAAVGEVSVPDYPPRAAQLTEVSDPRQALLGLQALLGEVGIALVGVACGTDDETLYWQCIESIDAADESSDRVRALLRRISVRERGSASGVT; from the coding sequence ATGGATGCGGTACGGCTCATCGCGGCCGGCCGGCACGCGCTGGCACAGAGCGGGGCTGCGTGGGACATCGTCGGTGAGGCCTGGCAGGCGCAGGCGCTGACGCAGGGGATAGGGAGCTGGCTGGCGGTCACCGGGCCGCCGGAGCTGAGAGCGGAGGCACGGGGACTGGGTGAGGCGGGAGGCAGAGGCTGCGGGTTGCTCGACAGAGCAGCCGTGGGCGAGGTCAGCGTGCCCGACTATCCGCCGCGGGCCGCGCAGCTGACCGAAGTGTCCGATCCGCGGCAGGCGTTGCTGGGACTCCAGGCGCTGCTCGGCGAGGTAGGCATAGCCCTGGTCGGGGTGGCCTGCGGCACGGACGACGAGACGCTGTACTGGCAGTGCATAGAGTCGATCGACGCGGCTGACGAGTCGAGCGACCGGGTACGGGCCCTCCTGCGCCGCATCAGTGTGCGCGAGCGCGGCTCCGCCTCCGGCGTGACCTGA
- a CDS encoding nucleotide pyrophosphohydrolase, giving the protein MHDTAGGKADERLYRLQRRLADFAAARDWAEYHTPKNLAVALSVEASELVEIFQWLTPEQSAKVMERPESAHRVADEVADVLAYLLQFCEVLGVDVLDALAAKIEKNELRFPPKGGSGPNRHSSE; this is encoded by the coding sequence ATGCACGACACGGCCGGCGGAAAGGCGGACGAACGGCTCTACCGGCTCCAGCGGCGACTGGCCGACTTCGCGGCCGCCCGCGACTGGGCCGAGTACCACACCCCGAAGAACCTGGCCGTGGCCCTGAGCGTGGAGGCCTCTGAACTCGTCGAGATCTTCCAGTGGCTGACGCCGGAACAGTCGGCGAAGGTCATGGAACGGCCCGAAAGCGCGCACCGGGTGGCCGATGAGGTGGCCGATGTGCTGGCGTACTTGCTGCAGTTCTGCGAGGTCCTCGGGGTGGACGTGCTGGATGCGCTCGCCGCGAAGATCGAGAAGAACGAACTCCGCTTCCCCCCGAAGGGGGGTTCCGGCCCGAATCGTCACTCTTCGGAGTGA
- a CDS encoding AAA family ATPase: MDATLDTRPDSEWDTAHDAQPPAVRAAGPAAGLGPGPQAGPRGGGAARAGYQRPSVTELRLAAFGVHRSAVFRLEPVTLFTGPSGSGKSHVLAAYEALSQLASGATLAEAFPDPRARVPERAVPDAERRRGFRIGCTVDGPVGPVRLDLAVQAEPALRLVGERLSLDGEILLTTALRDPGRRSVQAAWLTGGATGMTRAPLPDDRLGTALLPLRVAGATAGQRRVLAAAEQVVVALRSVFPCDPRPDRMRAPVRPGPGRLRVDCANLADVLRRTRHECGTRHALLTEAARTGCAGPVAGLDVRPHPDGSVAALLDRGPAAPATELGRLGAGELRFLALALVLLTGPGVLAVDPAAELLSAQQALTVLADGFDQGLDGRQRAELLRLALMSCARGHIRLVGAIGEETAGTARVLPGVSVVDLGP, encoded by the coding sequence ATGGACGCCACCTTGGACACCCGGCCGGACAGTGAGTGGGACACGGCACACGACGCGCAGCCGCCCGCGGTGCGGGCCGCCGGCCCGGCCGCGGGGCTCGGCCCCGGGCCGCAGGCGGGGCCCCGAGGAGGGGGCGCGGCGCGGGCGGGATATCAGCGGCCCTCCGTGACCGAGTTACGGCTGGCGGCCTTCGGGGTGCACCGGTCGGCCGTGTTCCGCCTGGAGCCGGTGACGCTGTTCACCGGGCCCAGCGGCAGCGGCAAGTCCCATGTGCTGGCCGCCTACGAGGCCCTGTCCCAGCTCGCCTCCGGCGCCACCCTGGCCGAGGCGTTCCCCGATCCCCGCGCCCGGGTGCCCGAACGCGCCGTGCCCGACGCGGAACGCCGGCGCGGCTTCCGGATCGGCTGCACCGTCGACGGGCCCGTCGGGCCGGTCCGGCTCGACCTCGCCGTCCAGGCCGAGCCCGCGCTCCGCCTCGTCGGCGAACGGCTCAGCCTGGACGGGGAGATCCTGCTCACCACCGCCCTGCGCGACCCCGGCCGGCGTTCCGTCCAGGCGGCCTGGCTCACCGGCGGAGCCACCGGCATGACCCGCGCCCCGCTCCCCGACGACCGGCTCGGCACCGCCCTGCTCCCGCTGCGCGTCGCCGGGGCCACCGCCGGGCAACGGCGCGTGCTGGCCGCCGCCGAGCAGGTGGTGGTCGCGCTGCGCTCGGTGTTCCCCTGCGACCCCCGACCGGACCGGATGCGGGCACCCGTCCGGCCGGGACCCGGGCGGCTGCGGGTCGACTGCGCGAACCTGGCCGACGTACTGCGCCGGACCCGCCACGAATGCGGCACCCGCCACGCGCTGCTCACCGAAGCCGCCCGCACCGGCTGTGCGGGACCGGTGGCCGGGCTCGACGTACGGCCGCACCCCGACGGCTCGGTGGCGGCGCTGCTGGACCGCGGCCCCGCCGCGCCGGCCACGGAGCTGGGCCGCCTCGGAGCGGGCGAGCTCCGCTTCCTCGCCCTGGCGCTGGTCCTGCTGACGGGGCCGGGCGTGCTGGCCGTCGACCCGGCCGCCGAACTGCTCTCGGCGCAGCAGGCCCTCACGGTGCTCGCGGACGGCTTCGACCAGGGCCTGGACGGTCGTCAGCGCGCCGAACTGCTGCGCCTCGCCCTGATGTCCTGCGCGCGCGGCCACATCCGGCTGGTCGGGGCGATCGGCGAGGAGACGGCGGGAACCGCCCGCGTCCTGCCGGGCGTCTCGGTGGTAGACCTGGGTCCATGA
- a CDS encoding cell division protein SepF: protein MSRYDVTDEQWEGLAQVVPLRSRNEWPSRVDHRTIPAGQGTSAAEQQRRFVVIRVQIFADAREVAEYLIAQIPVLLDLTGADTEVAKRILDFSSGVVFGLGSGMHRVDRNVFLLAPVGTEVEGIAAAAVPRS from the coding sequence GTGAGCAGGTACGACGTCACGGACGAACAGTGGGAGGGACTCGCGCAGGTGGTCCCCCTGCGCAGTCGCAACGAGTGGCCTTCCCGGGTGGACCACCGCACGATCCCGGCGGGACAGGGGACTTCGGCGGCCGAGCAGCAGCGCCGCTTCGTGGTGATCCGGGTCCAGATCTTCGCGGACGCCCGTGAGGTGGCGGAGTACCTGATCGCGCAGATCCCGGTGCTCTTGGACCTGACGGGGGCGGACACCGAAGTGGCGAAGCGGATCCTCGACTTCAGCAGCGGCGTGGTCTTCGGACTGGGCAGCGGGATGCACCGGGTGGACCGCAACGTGTTCCTGCTGGCGCCGGTCGGCACCGAGGTGGAGGGCATCGCGGCCGCGGCCGTCCCCCGATCGTAG
- a CDS encoding NADP-dependent oxidoreductase, with amino-acid sequence MKAITYNAYGTPPALSLVDVPHPRVGPSEVLVRVKAAGVNPVDWKLAAGFLDSTLEVRFPVVPGWDVAGVVEAVGDDTFDYAVGDEVYGYVRKEWVELGTYAELVSAPVRTIAHKPRSLGFEEAAGIPLAGLSAYQSLTRVGASAGETVVIHSAAGGTGSFGVQIAVALGLRVIGTAGAHNHDYLRSLGAEPVLYGEGLADRIRELAPEGVDAGLDFYGDGIELLQSLVTKRDRVASLADPDGAAKGAHRPWTRPDTADLAFLADLADAGKLTVNVAHALPLDEAARAWELSATGKIRGKIVLTV; translated from the coding sequence ATGAAGGCAATCACATACAACGCGTACGGAACTCCCCCGGCCCTCTCGCTCGTCGACGTACCGCACCCCCGGGTCGGCCCCAGCGAGGTCCTCGTCCGGGTCAAGGCCGCCGGCGTCAACCCGGTGGACTGGAAGCTCGCCGCCGGTTTCCTCGACTCGACGCTCGAAGTCCGCTTCCCCGTCGTACCCGGCTGGGACGTCGCCGGGGTGGTCGAGGCGGTCGGCGACGACACCTTCGACTACGCCGTCGGCGACGAGGTGTACGGGTACGTCCGCAAGGAGTGGGTGGAGCTCGGCACTTACGCGGAGCTGGTCTCCGCCCCGGTGCGCACCATCGCCCACAAGCCCCGCAGCCTCGGCTTCGAGGAGGCCGCGGGCATACCGCTGGCCGGTCTCAGCGCCTACCAGTCGCTGACCCGCGTCGGAGCGAGCGCGGGCGAGACCGTCGTCATCCACTCGGCGGCGGGCGGCACCGGGTCCTTCGGCGTGCAGATCGCGGTGGCGCTCGGCCTGCGCGTCATCGGCACGGCCGGTGCGCACAACCACGACTACCTGCGCTCGCTCGGCGCCGAGCCCGTGCTCTACGGCGAGGGGCTGGCGGACCGCATCCGGGAGCTGGCGCCCGAGGGCGTCGACGCCGGCCTCGACTTCTACGGGGACGGGATAGAGCTCCTCCAGTCACTGGTCACCAAGCGCGACCGGGTGGCCTCCCTGGCCGACCCGGACGGCGCCGCCAAGGGCGCGCACCGCCCGTGGACCCGGCCCGACACCGCAGACCTGGCCTTCCTGGCCGACTTGGCCGACGCCGGGAAGTTGACGGTGAACGTGGCGCACGCCCTGCCGCTCGACGAGGCGGCCAGGGCGTGGGAGCTCAGTGCCACCGGCAAGATCCGGGGCAAGATCGTCCTCACCGTCTGA